DNA from Malus sylvestris chromosome 11, drMalSylv7.2, whole genome shotgun sequence:
ATCATTGTCAACAGTCATCTTAGTCAAAACTTTACCGCTGTTTAACAAACACTTTGTCACTTTCTTCACATGCGGGTATCCCTCGAGTCCCCTTATAGTGATAGTCTTGAGGTGTCCTGTCACACAAATCGGCACAGACTCTGGTGTACTCCATAGATCCTCTTTTGAGTACCTTTCAAGCTCCTCATGATCCTCAACGCATTCCTCATCCTGAAAAGTACGAATGATGAGAATACTAGAGAGCATCAAGTTGTTATGACTTAGCATGAGCGAAAATACATCTTGCTTCTTCATAATATGAAGACAAGAGATGCCAAATTAGGTGATTTCTTGACGAACTGTGTTAGCAAATCCCAATGATAGCAATCGTAAACAAGCAACTTCAATTCGGTCAAATGATTTAAAGCAGGCAGACAACCCTGGCTCacgaaatataaaaaaatgggtacattacaAAAAACCACATCAATTATGGATCGCATCACAATTTCATgcctcatgttttaaacattacaATGTTATACTTTAATTTATGAGtccattgcaatgtcatacctccgttAAAAATGCAATCAATTTATTTGTTAAATGCTAACGTAGCAACAAAttaatttgtgccacgtggcaaaaaataatttcaataaAGTTTAATAATCTAATAAtgccaaaaacaagaaaatctatttaaaatataaaaaagtttcatcattttaaaagaaaaagttgCAGACCTTCCCAGCACCCATCTTCCCCGACCAACCCCAACCCTCTCGACCCTCCGTTGCGCAATCCATGAGAATCATCCAGCCAAAATACCCCTTGTTAAAAAACCAGACCTACAATGGTCTCAACCTACCAGTGCAGCAATGGTGATGGAAGCAATGGAGAAGAtgagtgaagagagagagagagaatattcTATTAGATTTTTCAAAGCATACCGTTACAAATATTTCGGAATAAAAAATATAGCTACCACTAGCATTCCTCCCTAATGAGTGACTGCCAACTGGACACTTAaccaactaattaaattgaCTCCCCAAAAGACTTAGGCTATTACAATCCAACCCCAATTCTTTAGACTCTTACAATTAGCCCCAAAATCCCTTATAATTTAGTCCCATACGACTAATAATAATTTATCCTTGTGACTGAAACAATCACTCGAACTTAGTTCATAACAATACTCCCCCCCTTCGAAcaaccttgtcctcaaggttCAAAGTGGAAAATCTGGAAACTTATTCTTGAGCTCATCGAAATCCTCCCAAGTTGCATTAGCTTCCTCTTGGTCATTCCATTGCACCAGCACTTGTACACCAGCAACACTACCCTTTTTGTACATCCTTCTAGCAAGAATTGCTTGAGGAATGTTATGAGCCAACCCATCTTCTATGACTTGAGGCAACACATATTGTGGAGTGATTGCATAACCTAGTTGTCTCTTGAGGCAGCTCACATGGAAGATAAGATGAATCTTGGTTTTTGCAGGGAGTTTTAGCTTGTAAACCACCATTCCAACCTTCTCCACGATTTCATAAAAGCTATAGTACCTTAGTTGTAGCTTATGGTAGCTATGTGGAGCTAGAGCTTGTAACTGATATGGCACCAATTTCAAGTAGACCAACTCTCCAACCTCCAAATGCATTTCAATTCTCTTTCTGTCACTATATTGCTTCATTCGATTATGTGCTACTTCCAAGTTGATCTTCAACACTGATAACACCATATCTTTGTCCAATAAACCTTGTTCCACAACTTCTACCTTTGCAGTCCCTAGCTTGTAAGGGATTACTTGAGGTGGGGGGTAAACATACATTAACTCAAAAGGGGTATATTTTAAGGAAGTGTGAAAGGAAATATTGAAGCACCACTCAGTCCATGGTAACCATTGAACCCATTTCCTAGGTTGCCCTCTCACAAAGCATCTTAGATAGGTCTCCAAACACCTGTTCATTACCTCAGATTGCCCATTACTGGATCTCTGTCACTCACAATGGAACTAGGTATTCCATGAAGTTTGAAAATATATTCCACAAAGAGTTGTGCTACTGAAGATGCAGTGTAAAGATGTGACATAGGCACAAAGTGAGCATACTTTGAAAGCTTGTCCACCACCACCCATATCACAGATTTTCCCTTGCAATTGAGTAGACCTACTATGAAATGCATGTTGATATCACTCTATATTCTCTATGGGATTGGAAATGGTTGCAACAACACATGAGGTGACATATTTtcgattttgttttgttgacaATTTGGGCACTCAGGTATGAATTTCTGAATGTCATGTTTAATGCCCTTCCAATAAAAACTCCTCTTGATCCTTTGATAAGTCTTGAGCACACCTTGATGACCTGAAGATGGAGTGGAGTGATGTTCTTCAATAATTTTTGCTCTTTATTCAGAAGTAGGCCCTAACATAATTCTCTTCTTGTAACAAAGAAATCCATTATCAATAGAATACCTACCCAACTTTTAACTACTAGAACCATCTTGTAGGGACTGAGcaatctctttcttcttctctataATCCACTCATCCTGTTCATTGCTTTTCCTCAAGTCATCTATCCACCTAGCATAAGGGTAAGATATAGCAACACATTCAACATCCTTAGAGATCTTAGTGATAAATTCTTGCAAACAATGAGCATCCTGCAATCTTGACAGTGCATCAGCAACCATGTTTTGAGCCCTTTGCTTATATTGAATCTCATAATCATACCCCATGAGTTTTGAGACCCACTTTTGTTGAAAGGGAATACTTGCCCTTTGGCTTAAGAAATACTTAAGACTGTTGTGATCTGTCTTAATAATAAGATGTCTCTATTGCAAGTAATTCTTCCATTTTTTGATTGCATACACTATAAAAATTAGTTCTTTCTCATAAGTGGAGAGTGCTTGATTCGTAGGACCTAGAGCTTGGCTAGTGAATGTTGTAGGTCTCCCCCTTGTTGAAGAATAGCTCCAATGCCACAACCTGATGCATCACACCCTAATTCAAATGGCTTGGAGAAGTTTGGAAGGGCCAAGACTTGTGGTAATGCCATAATGGACTTGAGTTTTTCAAAAGCCTGTGCAGTTTCCACTCCCCAATTGAAACAATCCTTTCTGGTTAACTGATATAAAGGTTGACATATTTTCCCATACCCTGGAACAAATTTCCTGTAATACCCAGTTAAGCCTAGGAATCCTCTTAGCTCTTTGACAGATTTTGGAGTAGGCCACTCTTGTATAGCTAACCATTTAGAAGGATCAGCTGCAACCCCCTTGTGAGAAACAATATGACCTAGGTATTCTACACTTGATTGTCCAAATGAACATTTGGATTTCTTGAGATACAACTGATTTTCCCTTATAACCCCCAATACTACCTGCAAATATTGTAAGTGTTCATTCCAATCCTTGTTATACATCAGAATGTCATCAAAGAATACTAGCATAAACTTTCTGAGATAAGCTTGAATATATCATTCATTAGACTTTGACAAGTGGGTGAAGCATTGGTAAGCCCAAAAGGCATCACCAAGAATTCATAGTGACCCTTATGAGTTCTAAATGCTgttttttccacatcactagCTTTCATTAGGATTTGTTGTATCCAGAC
Protein-coding regions in this window:
- the LOC126590440 gene encoding uncharacterized protein LOC126590440, with protein sequence MYVYPPPQVIPYKLGTAKVEVVEQGLLDKDMVLSVLKINLEVAHNRMKQYSDRKRIEMHLEVGELVYLKLVPYQLQALAPHSYHKLQLRYYSFYEIVEKVGMVVYKLKLPAKTKIHLIFHVSCLKRQLGYAITPQYVLPQVIEDGLAHNIPQAILARRMYKKGSVAGVQVLVQWNDQEEANATWEDFDELKNKFPDFPL